The DNA region TCCCCGTGAACGCAGGAACCTCCGGCAGGGCCAGCCGCTCACCAGGCCAGCGCGGCCCCTCGTCCGCCTTCGCCCCGTCAGCGATCGGGCGCCAGTACTTGTGGTCGAAGTTCGCCGACCGCAAGTTGCCCCCGCTGATCGACGGGAACACCCACCGGGAGTCATGCTCCTTCAGGAGCCGCTCCAGCATCTCGGCGAGGAACGGGGGCACCACCAGAGTCCTGAGCGACTCGTACTTCGGCGGGAAGAACTGCAACCCGCCGCCTTCGTACTGGACTTGGCGCTCCACCCGTATGGCAGGCATCAGTCCTTCGCCCTTGCCGTACCGCCCCACGTCCTCGGCGTAGCGTTCGGCCTCGTCAGGATCGACCCGCAGGTCCGACCCGGGCCAGGCCGGGTAGCAGTACTCCCGGGTGAGGCCGTACAGCTCCGCCGGCCGCATGCCCGTCGCTGCCATCGTCCACATGAAGACGTACCCGGCCGGCCCGAACACCGCGTGTGCGTTCCGCGCGAGGGCTTCGACGGCCGCGGGGGTCATGTCTTTCTTCCGCTCGCGCTTCTTCTTCGTGTACTTCCCGCGGCGGCGGTGGCGTTCCACCGGTGATGTCTTGCGGAGTTCGGCGTTGACGGCGTCGTCCATCGCCATGCTGAAGACGTTCAGTACGGCCTTGCGGCTATTCTCGCTCGGCAACACAGTCTTGAGGTGCTTCTTGAACGCCCGGTGATCCATGATGCCGATCTCGCCGACGGTGCGCCGCGCGAAGTAGGGCTTGATGTGCACGCGGATCACGGACTCATAGTTGACCATCGAGCGATGCGCCAGGTCGAGCGATCCGTACCAGGCGTCCAGCCAATCGGACATGGGGATCGCCCCGTCGCGGTTCGTGATGTTGACGCCGTGCCGGACCTCGTACTCCATGTCCATGCCGTACTGGAGCGCTACGTCCTCGTCAGTGAAGCCGCCCTTGGACTCGTGGCGCTTGCGGCCGTTGGCCAGGTACTCGCCTGTCCACCACTTGACCCGGCACGTGCCCCCGCGCCACTCAACATGCGGCATGACGCCTCCCTGAACGCGCGTGATGCCCGGCTAGCGCCCCCGCTGCCGGACCCTCACGCCAGACTGCTCTTCAATCCGGCTTGCCTATCAGGCAGTTACCGCATTTCGAACAGTCCCCTCCTTCGCGCTGAACCAGCTCTCGCATGACCGACCTGACTGCAGGATCGTGCTCGAACCGGGGCGCTGCTACACAGACGATTCTCTCAGCTGTACGGCCGACCCATCCGAGGAAGTTCGGGCCGTAGTCGCCTATCACAAGATCGCCGCGCATCACCATGGTTCCCCCTTCCGGGAACGGGAGAACCCCCCAAGGTGTGAGCACGACTTTGCCACGGCCAGGGCCGTTTGGGACCAGGTGGGACCAGAGTGACTGTGCTTAGTTTCGCAACAAAGTCCTTAACCCGAAAAGGTTGTAGGCCGAATGGGTGAATCCTGCGTCAGATGACGCCGGCCTTCTTGAGGTCCTCGACAATGCGCGCGCTCAGTGCGCGGATCTCGGAGGCGGACAGATCCGTCACGCCGATCGATGCGCTCTCCACCACACGCTGCACGGTGAGGTCGCGCTCGGTCGCGTCGGCGATCGTTACCCCTGAGGCGGAGCCAGACTCCTCGGCGGGCACCGGGTCGCCGCCATCGCCGACGGCCTCACAGGTGCCCGTGGCCCAGCCCAGTACGCGGTCGATCTTTGCGTAGTTGAGTGCGCGAACGGGCTTGGCTTCTTCGACGCGCTGCCAGGTGTCCTTGGACATACCGACCTCGTCGGCTGCCTTCTTGCGGGCAAGGCCGAGCTGGAGGCGGCGGGCCTTGACGGCCTGCGCTAGGCGAGTGAGGTCGCGGGGCGGCATGACCCCATCTTGGCAGGGCCAGGCGGGGCCAGCCAGGACCGGGCCGCAGTCCGGCCGATTCACTGGCGTGCGCGTGACGTGCAGGAACACGCCGGTTGGTGCCCCCGCGCCCCCATGTGGTCGATCTAGGTCTAGCTAGAGGCTAACTAGGGCTGGACATGAAGGCTAACTAGGGCTACTTTCTGGGTATGCGCCAACCCCAACCCACCTTCGAAGTGGACGGGGCGGTAATCCGCCACCGCCGCATGCAGATGGGCCTCGAAATGTCCGAGCTGGCCGAACGCGCGGACATAAGTCGGCGCTACCTCAGTCACCTCGAAAACGGCACTCGCACCCACATGAGACCCCGGCGATACACGGCCCTCTGCAAGGCGCTGAACGCCGACACCGAAGCCCTCCTCGCCCCACAGAGGACCCACACACCCAAGGAGTGACATGCCCGGCGACAAGTACGAGAAGTACGGCCGCCCCATCCCCCCAGCGGACCCGAACCAGGAGTACATGACCGTCCAGGAGACGGCTCACGTCCTGTCCTGCTCGGTGTCCTGGCTCCGCAGGTTCCTGAAGGAGCACCCGAAGATGCATGCCCGGCAGGGCCGGCGCATCGTCACGAACCGCGCCGACCGGGACGCGATCTACGCCGCGAACCGTATGGGCGGCACCGCGCACCGGGGCAGCAAGCGCCGCACCCGCAGGGCCCGGCCGGCTCGGTCCACCTCGCAGGTCCAGGCCGCTGCCTGACCGCAGCAAAAGAGGCCGCCCCGTAACCGCGAAGCCCGGGACGACCTCAGATCCACCACACCATCCGCGAGAACAGAGAGGTGGACCGATGTCCATCATTCCATCCGCAGCCCCGAACAACACCAGCCCCACCGATCGCGCCGCCGCCCACTTCGCGGCCGACTTCGCCGAGGCCACGATCAAGTCGCGACGCGAGGACGGCCTGTACCGCCACGTCGAGTTCGCCGCCCCGAAGACCATGAGCCGCCTGATCCTGGTGACCTGGCCGTACAACCTGCTGGTCGCCGGCTCGCACGGCTCGTACCACTTCGAGCGGTTCGGCGACGACACCGAGGACATGTTCGCCTGGCTGCGCGGCATCCGCGTAGATCCGGACCGTTGGGCGAGCAAGCTCGTGAACGGCGCCGACTCGGTGCGCGAGTACGACCGCGACCGCATGGAAGCCCAGATCAAGGAGCGGGTCACCGAGGCCGTCGAAGACGCCTGGGCGCCGGACGGCCTAGAGGCCGCTGTCCGCATCGAGATCCTCAACAACCATCTTCTCGGCAGCAGGGACACCGCCTTCCAGCTGGTCAGTGAGTTCGAGCACGGCGTGAAGTACGAGGCGAAGTGCACCTGCGGCACCAAGGTCGAGCGGGACTCCTACGGCTCGGCGCTGACGTGGCGGTCCATCGATCACAACCTGGGTGACGACCACGACGTCGACATCCGGCAGACGGCCGGCTTCGACTTCGACGACCTCAGCGAGTGGTCCGTCGACAGGGTCAGCTACCACTTCGCCTACCAGTGCCACGCCGCCAGTTGGGCCATCGCCCAGTACGACGCCGCCCCGAAGGCGGTGGCGGCATGAGCGCCCCGATGACGCCGGACGCTGCGCTGATCCGACTGCGGCAGTACGGCGAGCGCACGTCGACATGGTCGACTGCCACGCACAACGACGGTACGGAGAAGGCACTCCACGGAATCGCGCTGACGCTGGCGGCCGAGCTGGAGCAGTACAGGGCAATGGAGTTGGGCACGGCCGAGGGGCGCGTATCCGCGAAGTGCGAGCACGCTGAGCACCCGGTGTGGCTGCGGGACCTGGATGACGTTCGGGGGTGCCCATGGTGCGAACTGGACCGTGTCCGCGCCGAACTGGCCGCCCTGCCGGCCCCGGTCGTGGAGACCGCCTTCCGTGATGCCCTCGGCAACGTCTGGCCCGTGGGCCACTTCCCCGCCGAGACCGAGGCGCGCGTCCTTGAGACGACGCCGACCATCCAGCGCACCGTCCGGACCAGCGAGTGGACCGAGGTGACGTCATGAGCGCCACCGACCTGGTCCGCCTGGACGTGCCGACCACCGACTGGGCGGCCGTCGCCGACGAGCTGACCGCGCTGAAGGCCGAGCGCCTGGCCGCCGGCCTGGCCGCCGAGTACCGGCACCTCCTCTACGACGCCGACCCCGGCAGCACCGTCCCGCCGCTCGTCGACCTCCACCACCACAAGACCCGCAGGAGGGCGCGATGACCCCCTACTCGCACGACGGCGTCACCTTCGACCTGGACATCCCGCACGCCGATGTCATCGGTGTCGAGTGGATCTGGACGGGTGACTGGGCGGATGGCGAGCCGCTGCTGCGGTGCCGTTCGGACCGGTCCGACTGCCAGACCGCCCAGCCGCTGCCGACGGTGTACCGCGACCACGGCCCCCTGATTCCGATCTCCCGCCCGACGGCCGGCCAGTACCGGGCCGCGGTCGACCCGGACTACGCCGACACGGTCGCGGCCAGGTACGTCGAGACACCGGCCGCGTTCGGTGCGCGCCTCGCCACCCAGACCATCCCGCAGGCGCCCGGCCGGGTCCTTGCACCCAGCCCGATGGAGCAGACCGGGTTCCGCGCCTTCATCCACAGCCTCAAGGGGGCCCGCAATGCCTGAGCCGACCGACCGCGTTGCCGAGTTGGAGGCGGAGCTAGCGAAGTACGTCGGCAAGGAGCCGACCATCGCCGACGAGACGGCCCACCTCCAGCGGTGCCTGAACGCCGTGTACGAGCTGTGCGACGAGACGGCCGCACAGTCCACCCGGTGGGAGCACCCGCTGCCCGTACCCGAGTGGGTGGCCGCCGTCCGCCAAGCCGCCGACGGGCAGCGCCCTGAGAACGCGGACGACAACCGGCGCCGGATCTACGTCGACGGCAAGGGCAACGGGTGGATCTCCACCTGTGTCGAGGACGGCATCGAGCACGTCGTGCCCATCCAGCCCGCCGCCTGGGTCGACGAGTCGATCGAGGAGATCGCGGCCGAGAACGACGGCCTTCACGAGATCGGCCGGTGCTGGTGATGCCCCCGGAGCGGTTCGAGGAGATCACCCGCCTCACCGCCGCCCCCGGTATCAGCCGCGAGCACCGGGACGCCCTGATCGACCTCATCCAGGACCGGGCCCAGCTCCTCGCCGAACAGCAGGAGTTGGCCGCCGAGCTCGCCGGATGGACCGGGGCGCTCACCTGACCCGCCGGGCCGGCCGTGACCCGACCGGCTGGCCCGGCGCCCAACGCAGAAGCCCCGCCGAGGACAAGTCGGCGGGGACCCCACCAGCATCCCAGGAGACACGCATGTCCGTCACCATCAACGCCCATCAGCTCGGCCGTCTCATCGACAAGGTCCGCGGCCACATCGGCGACGAGTACGTCGAGGTGCTGCACGGCATCCGCCTCGACGTCGACGCCACCGATCTGCACGCCGTCGCCACCGACCGGTTCACCATCGCCGCTGCCCGCTACCGGCTCAATGACGACGACAAGAACGGTGAGGCGTTCGCCCGCACCATCCCGGCCTCCTGGCTGAAGCCGCTGCGTGAGTGGCTCGACGCTCAGGAGGGGAACCTCACAGTCACGATCGGCACCGAGACCAGCCGGCTCGTATTCGCCACCCCGCACGCCGAGATGCGGGTTCCCGTGAGCGACAGCCTGGAGTACCCCGACTGGCGGAGTCTGCTGCGAGGCGTGGCGGCGAATATCCCCACCATCTACGCGCTCCCCATCGTGGACTCCAGGATGCTCGCCCGCTGGGCTGACGCCGGAGACGCTCTTCGAGTCCGTGTCACCACGGACCTCAAGGCGTTCATGGTGTTCGGCAAGGACTTCATCGGAGCTCAGGCGCCGAAGCGCTACACGGGAGTCGGCCCGTGCGAAGACGAGACGTTCGAGCAGGCGCTCGGGCTCTGGCCGAGCATCTTCGCGGACAGCGATGAGGTCGCCGACATGGATGCGGACATGCCCGTCGAGGAGAAGCCCCGCTACGAGGCCGCGTCCACCATCCCCGACATGGTGGAGTCCCTGCTTCAGCAGACACTCCGGTCGACCAGCGACCTGCTTGGCGCACCCAGCAAGGACGCCGGGGCTATCGCTTCCTACGCCACCGCCGGGGTGAATGCCTGGTCCGCGTACCGATTCCTCGCTGCCCTCCACCAGGCCGATCCCCGGCTCGCCGCGCAGACCGTCGCCGAGCTGGGTGAGGAACTGGACGCGGGCGACTTCGGCGAGAACGCGTGGGACATCGCCAAGGCGGCCGGACACGACCCGCAGAAGTGGTCCGACGACTACGAGGCGCACCTCAAGAAGCTCGCCGAGAAGCGGGCCACCAAGCAGAACGCCGCCTGACCATCCCACCAGACGCGGCGTCGAGCCCCGAACTCTGCCGCCGGGCCCGCCCCGACCTCCCCGCACGGGGCGGGCCCTACATCCGAAAGGCACGACATGCCCGCCATCCGCATGGGCCGCTGGCAGATCGAACTCCACCAGCGCGCCATCCACATCACCCGGGAGCCCGACCCGAACTGCCCCGACTGCTCTGGCAGCGGTGGCGGCTGGCTGCCCCACGGCTTCGGCGCCGACTGGGACGAGTGCCTGTGCCTCGACCAGCTCCGCGCATGGTCCATCCCGGTCTGGTTCCGCAACCGCCGCCAGTACATCGAGGAGCCGTTCTGATGACTGCCTTCAACCCACCGACTGGCGTCCTCCTCGGCTGCTACATCCCCGGAACGAAAGCTTGGAACGAGGCCCGCGCCGGTCTGTGCATCACTGCCACCGAGATCGCCGCGGTCACGGGCCTGTCGCCGTGGGCCAGCCGATTCAGCCTCTGGCACAAGAAGGCCGGACTGCCCACCCCGCCGTTCGAGACCAACCCGGCTGTGGAGTGGGGCAACCGACTCGAGGACGCCGTCGCCCAGAAGTTCGCCGACGAGCACCCCGAGCTTGAGCTCCGCACCACCGGTACGTGGCGGCACCGCGACCGTGACTGGCAGCGCGCCACCCCGGACCGCATCGCCCAGGACCGGCTTGTCGAGGTCAAGACGTCCCCGTTCGGCGACGGATGGGGTCCGGCTGGCAGCGACGAGATCCCGATCTACTACCGCTGTCAGGTGCAGTGGCAGCTCGACACCCTCGGTCTGGACGTCTGCCACGTGGCGCTGCTGGTCTCCGGCCACGACTACCGCGAGTACGTCATCGAGTACGACGAGACCGACGCGAAGGTCATGCGCGACGCGGCCGAGGAGTTCCTCAACGACGTCCGCCAGGGCAACCGCCCGTCGATCGACGGGACTGAGGCCACTTACCAGACCATCCGCGTCCAGCCCACCGGCCGTGAAGACGTCGACGTCGAGATCAGCGCCGAGTGCGCCGCGGACTACGACATCGCCCAGCAGGCCTACCGAGCCGCCGACACCGAACTCACCCGCGCCCGCGGTCAGATCCTCGACGCCATCGGCACCGGCTACCGCGCAGTCCATGGCGACCGCCGCATCGCCTACCGAACCGTCAAGGACGACGGCACCACCCTCGCCCTCCAGCCCTACAGGGGAACCCACGCATGAGTCAGATCAGCAACGCCATCGCCCAGCGCGACGAAGGCAACCTCGTCCAGCAGTACCGGGCAGACTTCACCCAGGTACTCCCGTCCCACATCAAGCCCGACCAGTGGGTTCGGGTCGCCACCGGACTGCTCCGCCGCAACCCGGACCTCGCCAGGGCCGCGCAGCGCAACCCCGGCTCCTTCCTCGCCGCCATGCTCGACTGCGCCCGCCTCGGCCTGGAGCCCGGTGACACCTACCACCTCGTCCCCATGGGCGGCGAGATCACTGGGATCACCGACTACACCGGCCTCGTCGAGCTGATGTACCGCAGCGGCGCTATCTCCACCGTCATCTCCCAGGTCGTCTACGCCGGCGACGACTTCCAGTGGGAGCCCGGCATCACCGAGCGCCCGCAGCACAAGGCGAACTGGTTCGGCGACCGCGGCGACATGGTCGGCGCCTACGCCTACGCCGTCTTCAAGGACGGCGCCACCTCGGACGTCGTCGTCCGCAGCCGCGCCGAGATCGAGAAGGTCCGCGCAGTCTCCAAGACCGCCAAGTCCGGTGCCTCGCCGTGGAACCAGTGGCCCGACCGAATGTGGAAGAAGACGGTCCTGCGCGAGCTGGCCAAGACCGTGCCCACCTCTGCCGAGTACCGGACGCTCCAGGCCCAGGCTGCGCGCACCGCACAGGCCGCGCCCGTACTGGCGCCGCTGCCCGCCGTACCGCCTGCTCCGCAGCAGGACTACGACGAAGGCCCCATCGACGCCGAGTTCGTCGACGAGCCGTAACCCACCCCACTGTCGGGGCCGCCCGCGGGCAATGCGGGCGGCCCCACCAGAAGGAGACCACACCATGACCCGTCGCCTCACCGTCGCCGAGCGCCACGCCGCCGCCGAGAAGGACTTCCGCCTCGAGGAGATAGTCGGCCGGTCCAGCTGGGACCAGTTCCTCGTCGAGCAGGCCGTGTTCGCGTTCGGGCTCGCCAACGAGACCTTCGACTGCAACATGCTTCGCGACGTCCTCCCCGAGATGGGGCACGGCTTCCTCGGCGCCGCCATCAACTCGCTGCGCACCGGCGGGATCATCACCCACACCGGCCGGTCCGTCCCCTCCACCTCGCCCGCCACCCACGGACACCGCCTGGCCGTCTGGACCCTCACCGGCAAGGGGCGCGCTATTGCCGCCGAGCGGACCGCCCGAGCGCAGGGGAGGGCCGCCGCATGACCGCCGCACCCCGGCCGCTGCCGCCGCACGGCAGCGAAGGACGGTACAAAGGGACACAGCTCCGCCCCGGATGCCGCTGCACCGTGTGTGTCCGCGGCAACCGGCTCGCCGGGATCCGCCGGGAACGCGTCCGCCTTGCCGGGCAAAGCAACCTCATCCCAGTTGAAGTACTCGCGGCCCACATCGCCACCCTCTCCAGGAGCGGCATGAGCCAGGGCGCCATCGGTCGAGCCGCCGACGTCTCCCAGACCACAATCAGCTACATCGTCAACGGCAAGCTCCGCTCCTGCCAGCGGTCAAAGGGCGAGCGCATCCTTGCCGTTCGGCCCGGCACCCGGGACGACATCTCCGATCAGCCGGTTCTGGCCTCGGCGCGCCGCCTTCAGGCCCTGTACGCCATCGGGCACGGCCAGTTGGCCATCTCCAGCATGAGCGACATCAACCACAGCACCGTCAGCCACGTCGTCAACGGCCGGTACAAGACGGTCAACGGCGCCTTCGCTGCCCGAGTGCGCGCCGTGTACAGCCAACTGTCACGGACCCCCGGCACCAGCGAGAAGGCCCGACAGAGGGCTGCACGGGAAGGCTGGGCTCCCCCGGCCGCCTGGGACGACGACACGATCGACGACCCGGCAGCAGTCGCGGACTGGACTGGGGCGTGCGGTACGGACCGCGGCTGGTGGATGCACACCCTGCAGAAGCTCCCCATGTGTGAGCCCTGCCGGACAGCCCACGACGAGTGGAAGGCCGAGCATCGGGGCCTGCCGCGCGGCGAGTTCCAGATTGCCCTCATGGCGTCCCGCGCCAGTGCCTCCAGTCGCGGCATCGACATCGCCACCGACGCCCGCGAGCTGATGCGCCTCGGCTGCGACTACGAACAGGCCGCGGCGCGCCTCGGCGTCACCCGCCAGCACCTCCACCAAGAACTCAAGCGCCACCCCGAGACGGCCCAGGCCGCCTGAACGCACGACAAAGCCCCGCAGCGACGCGGGGCAGGAAGGGAGGAGACGTGACGTCAGTCCGAGTCGGCGGCCGGCTTGCGGCGCTTGATCGTGATGCGCTTCCTCGCTGGCAGGCCTTGAGCCTTGCGCCAGGCGTTGACTCGCGCATAGGCGTGACGGCGCAGGTCGTCGCCGCGAGAGGTCCCCTCCTCGTCGCACAGCTGCCCGTACTCGGCCCAGACCTCTTCTTCGATCCGGACCATGCGGCCGGGCGTCCCCTTCGTCGTCATGTCGACAGAGTAGCTGACCGTCTTCTGTCTACACACCCTGTGACTCCGAAATCATCTTCGGGTGTACTGACAGTGCCTACACACCCTGCGCTACAGTCGAACCACGCCGAGAGGCCCGCCGACGCGAAATCCGGCGACCGCATGGGCCTGGTTCCGTGCGCCTCGATCCACCAGACACGCCACGCGAAGGGCACCCCCTAATGGCTCTCACGAATCTCCGCACTCTCGATGGAGACACCACCGACGGCTTCGCCGGAGCGGGTGGCTCGTCCGAGGGGGCGCGGCAAGCCGGGATCACCGTCCGGACCGCGCTCAACCACTGGCGCCTCGCCGTCGACGTCCACCAGGCCAACCACCCCGATACCGCGCACGACTGCGCCGACATCTCGCAGGTCGACCCGCGGCGCTACCCGACCACCACGTTCGCCTGGTTCTCCCCGTCCTGCACCAACCACTCAATCGCCCAGGGCAAGAAGCGCCACCAAGACGCCACCCCCGACCTGTTCGGCGAGATCCTTCCCGACGACGCCGCGGAACGCTCCCGAGCCACCATGTGGGACGTCGTCCGCTTCGCCGAGTTCCACGAGTACCGGGCGATCATCGTCGAGAACGTCGTCGACGCCCGCGAGTGGATTCTCTGGCCCGCCTGGATCGCAGGCATGCAGGCCCTCGGCTACCAGTTCAAGCTCGTGTGCCTCAACTCGATGCACGCCACCGCGCTCGGACCCGGCGCTCCCCAGTCCCGCGACCGCATGTACGTCGTCCTGTGGCGCAACGGCGAGACGCGGCCCGACTTCGACAAGTGGCTGCGCCCCATGGCGCACTGCACCCAGTGCGACCGCACCGTGCGAGCCGTCCAGGCATGGAAGAACCCCCGCCGTACCTACGGCAAGTACAAGACCCAGTACGTATGGCGGTGCCCCACCGTCCGGTGCCACGCCGAAGTGTTCCCCGCAGTCCGGCCGGCGACCGACGCCATCGACTGGACGCTGCCCGCCACCCGGATCGGCGACCGCATCCGGCCGCTCGCCGAGAAGACGATGAAGCGGATCCGTGACGGCTTCACCGCCTACGGTGTCCCGCTCCTGGTGCCCGTCGAGGGGCGCGAGGGGAAGGTCGCACGGTCGGCGAACCTGCCGATGCGGACCTGCACCGCGCGCAACGAAACCGGGCTCGCGGTCCCGCCGTACATCGTCGAGCTCCGCGGCGGCGGGTCCACCCACCGCCTCGCCTCGCAGCCCCTCGCCACGGTGTGCGCGTCCGGTAACCACCACGGGCTGCTTCCGGGCGGTGAGGTCACGGACGTTGACGACCTCGGGTTCCGGATGCTCGCACCCGCCGAGTACGCCGCGGCCATGGAGTTTCCCGGCAACTACATCTGGCTCGGCAACAAGCGGGAGCGAGTCCGAATGGCGGGGAACGCCGTGACGCCGCCCGCCGCCCGCGACCTGTTCGCCATGGTCGCCGAGGCCATCCTCGGCACCCGCTACGAGCCGCTGAGCCTCGCCGCATGACCGCCATCCGGTCCTGACGCCCCACCCGCCCACGCTGTTGAAAGAAGCTGTCGATGCCCTGGTTCAAGGTCGATGACTCAGCGCACTCCCACCCGAAGTTCATCCGGGCCGGGAACGCTGCGCTCGGTCTCTGGCTGCGGTGCGGCTCCTACTCCGCCCAGCACCTCCTCGAAGGCTTCGTCCCCAAGGACATCGTGAAGCCCTTCAAGGGCACACCCGCCCAGGTACGGAAGCTGATCGAAGCCGGCCTGTGGCACGAGGCCGGGCACGACTGCAAGAAGTGCCCGCAGCCCACCGACGGATACATGATCCACGACTTCTTCGAGGGCGGCCGGAACACCACCCGAGCACAGCACGAAGCCAACAAGCAGGGCGCCGCAGAGCGCGCCGCGAAGAGCCGCGCGAACCGAAAAGCAGCCGGAAATGAAACCGATTCGGATCCAAAAGCGAACCGAAATGGAGACGGATCCGATTCAAATCACGTTCAGAATGACACCCACTTTTCGGGTTCCACCGCAGGTCAGGAGGACCTGTCACACCGCACGCCCGCTGACGGCGTCACACATACCCATGCCACTGCCACGCCTTTGCCGGGTACTTCCTCCGGAAGTACCCCTGTAGCTGCAGCACGCGGGGGCGAGCCCGAGATCCGCTCCTGGGACACCCTCGGCGACCTGAAGCGCGCCATCGCCGCAGCCGGAATCACCGGCGTCAGCTGGAACCTCCAGGCATCCCAGATCGAACGAGCCCGCCAAGTCTGCGAGCGCATCGGCCTCGGCCCCATGGTTGCCATGGCAGTCAGCAATGCCAGCTACCGCGGCACACCAGGCAGCGCGAGCGCATGGCTCTCCGGCTGGGAGTCCCTTGAGCCCGAGGCCGTGCCTCCGCCGCCCGGCAGCCAGCTGCCCGCCGAACTCGGGGGCAACGTTCTCCGCTTCACCCCCGGCCAGCGTCCCTCCACCACCGACGCCCGCGTGAACCAGGCCCTTGAGGCCGGTCGCCGCCTCCAGGCCATCCACGACGCACAGACCCAGGAGAACCAGTGATCAGCTTCGAAGAAGCGGGCAGGCTCCTTGGCCTCGCCGCAGCCCGCGACCAGCGCACCGTCGGCGACGCCGACATCCTCGCCTGGCACGCCGACCTCAACGCCGCGAACGTCACCTACCCGGTAGCCGAGCAGGCCCTCACTCGGTTCTACGCCAAGGACATGGCCAGCCTGGAGCCCGACCAGCGGCGCCGGGTCACGACGCCGGACATCATCGGTATCGCCCGCAAGATCCGCGCCGAACGGGTGGCCGACTTCGTTTACGAGCCGCCGCCCGGCGACGAAGACCCGCACTACCTCCGGCGGCTCCGTAACCAGCTGGAAGCCACCGCGAATGGTGAACGCCCCGCTGCCCCCGAGCGGCTGGCGATTTCCTCCGGGAAGCCCCGCGACGTGAAGGCGCTCACCGACCTCATCGGCCGCACCGTTCCGGACGAGCCCGGCGAGGAGGAGGCGGCGGCCGAGGTCGTCGCCATCCGCCGGCCCGGACCGCTCGGCGTCGCCTGCCCGACATGCAAGGCGGCAATAGGGCGCCCCTGCAAGGTGGATGGCTTCAGCGACAAGCGGCGCCCTCGGGAGCTGAAGAAGCCGCACACCGCCCGCGGCCGAGTCGCCCGAGGCGAACCCGCCTCCACCGAGACACCCGAGGAAATCGAGCGCCGCCGCGCCGCCTCCCTGGCCGCCCTTGAACGCCTCTCCGAGAACCAGACCGAAGCCCAGGA from Streptomyces sp. NBC_01591 includes:
- a CDS encoding zinc finger domain-containing protein, whose product is MISFEEAGRLLGLAAARDQRTVGDADILAWHADLNAANVTYPVAEQALTRFYAKDMASLEPDQRRRVTTPDIIGIARKIRAERVADFVYEPPPGDEDPHYLRRLRNQLEATANGERPAAPERLAISSGKPRDVKALTDLIGRTVPDEPGEEEAAAEVVAIRRPGPLGVACPTCKAAIGRPCKVDGFSDKRRPRELKKPHTARGRVARGEPASTETPEEIERRRAASLAALERLSENQTEAQEEAS